Proteins from a single region of Leptospira yasudae:
- a CDS encoding Ig-like domain-containing protein has product MQRITKTILLVLFLVWNANCVNGSKNNLPFLAYLDISGKGNSFSVSQITPGSGVNGIPLNTAIQVTFSEAFDPSSVTASTFFLKQATTLIPASLTVNNTTAVLTPNSALSSSTTYTVTIAKEIKSAAGISLKEDLIWNFTTAATVDLIAPAVSLTTPNNGNPTVPNNSSVSVAFSENVNCTTIDNTTFTLDDGAAVAGTVTCGGTSATFAPTVPLAANTAYTARITTGAKDLAGNALTTLYAWNFTTGAAPDVTAPTVSFINPANTSNGFSVNGSLSMAFSEPIDCSTFTTANITLTDGFTAVAGTVGCIGSATTFTPTLPLAYATTYTATISTAVKDLAGNSLAAPFTWTFSTGVAPDSTAPTVSLVTPANTLTGVGINTNVSAVFSEPMNCATITTASFTLNGGAAVPGSVTCAGTSATFDPTPALAYNTTYTASLTTTVKDLAG; this is encoded by the coding sequence ATGCAAAGAATTACGAAAACCATTTTACTGGTTCTATTTTTGGTCTGGAACGCGAATTGCGTCAATGGAAGCAAAAATAATCTGCCTTTTCTCGCGTATTTAGATATAAGCGGAAAAGGAAATTCTTTCAGCGTTTCCCAAATCACTCCGGGTTCAGGCGTGAACGGTATTCCTTTGAATACGGCGATTCAGGTTACGTTCAGTGAAGCGTTTGATCCTTCCAGCGTTACAGCTTCTACTTTTTTTCTCAAACAAGCGACCACTTTAATTCCCGCTAGCTTGACGGTGAACAATACGACTGCCGTTCTCACACCGAATTCCGCTCTTTCTTCCTCAACAACGTACACCGTAACAATTGCGAAAGAAATTAAATCCGCAGCGGGAATTTCTCTCAAAGAAGATCTGATTTGGAATTTTACGACCGCTGCGACCGTAGATCTAATCGCTCCCGCCGTTTCCTTAACGACCCCAAACAACGGAAACCCTACGGTTCCGAACAATTCTTCCGTTAGCGTTGCCTTTAGCGAAAACGTAAATTGTACAACGATAGACAACACTACGTTTACGTTGGATGACGGAGCCGCAGTCGCGGGAACCGTTACCTGCGGAGGAACTTCCGCTACATTTGCACCGACCGTTCCCCTTGCAGCAAATACGGCCTATACGGCGAGAATCACAACAGGCGCCAAAGATTTAGCGGGGAACGCCCTCACGACTCTGTATGCTTGGAATTTTACGACCGGAGCCGCACCGGATGTCACTGCTCCGACGGTTTCGTTTATCAATCCTGCAAATACATCCAATGGATTTTCGGTCAACGGCTCTTTGAGCATGGCTTTTAGCGAACCGATCGATTGTTCTACGTTTACAACGGCAAACATCACTCTTACGGATGGATTCACAGCGGTAGCAGGAACCGTCGGTTGTATCGGTTCGGCGACGACCTTCACTCCAACCTTACCCCTGGCCTATGCAACGACTTACACGGCGACGATTTCGACGGCAGTAAAAGATCTCGCAGGAAATTCTCTCGCTGCACCCTTTACTTGGACCTTTAGTACGGGTGTCGCACCGGATTCCACCGCACCGACGGTTTCGTTAGTGACTCCGGCAAATACATTGACAGGAGTAGGAATCAACACGAATGTCAGCGCCGTTTTCAGCGAACCGATGAACTGTGCCACGATTACGACCGCAAGTTTTACGTTAAACGGTGGCGCCGCCGTTCCGGGAAGCGTTACGTGTGCGGGAACATCTGCCACTTTCGACCCTACTCCGGCTCTTGCGTATAACACGACGTATACGGCTTCCCTTACGACCACAGTCAAAGACCTTGCGGG